A stretch of Gouania willdenowi chromosome 21, fGouWil2.1, whole genome shotgun sequence DNA encodes these proteins:
- the LOC114455485 gene encoding uncharacterized protein LOC114455485 — MTTIIISLAVEKFGLAEKRTVKHPYIMNNRASKIHQLRQELKRLKQQFKAASEEEKEPLAELRSIIRKRLMTLRRAEWHRRRRKERSRKRAAFLANPFGFTKQLLGQKRSGQLTCSKAEVDHYLKETYSDSCREQDLGPCRSLIDPPAPTWDFNGKEPAWKEIQEVVKRARASSAPGPSGVPYKVYKNCPRLLHRLWKILRVIWRKGKVADQWRQAEGVWIPKEEKSQNINQFRAISLLSVEGKIFFSLVSRRLTDFLLKNSYIDTSVQKGGIPKVSGCLEHTGVVTQLIREARENKGDLAVLWLDLANAYGSIPHKLVEEALNRHHVPKKVKDLILDYYSNFSLRVSSGSTTSDWHKLGKGIITGCTISVILFALSMNMLVKSAEVQCRGPLSKSGVRQPPIRAFMDDLTVTTTSVPGCRWILSGLEELISWARMSFKPAKSRSLVLKKGKVTGKFSFSLGTTKIPSLTEKPGKSLGKVFNCSLRDADSTQSTNQELETWLAAVDKSGLPGKFKAWIYQHGILPRILWPLLVYDFPISTVEGFEMRVSRFLRRWLGLPRSLSSIALYGKSNKLKLPMSSLSEEFMVTRSRELLQYRESSDPKVAQAGIEVRTGRKWRAAVAVDVAESRVRQRVLVGKVAQGRAGLGSGRTHFNKAKKRERRALILEEVRAGLEEKRASQMVGMRQQGAWMRWEQALERKITWTELWKAEPHRIKFLIQAVYDVLPSPSNLCIWGKAETPACPLCQRRGTLEHILSCCSKALGEGRYRWRHDQVLKAIANSICCGISHSKSLRPVKKSITFVRAGEKVVVTTQNTSPGLLATARDWVLKVDLGKQLKFPEEVAKTTLRPDIVITSVATKQVVLLELTVPWEDRMEEAHERKRAKYSELVEECRSNGWRARCQPIEVGCRGFAGQSLCRAYKMLGIAGASQRKAIKLATDAAEVASRWLWIRRGEEWHVG; from the coding sequence ATGACAACAATCATCATCAGCTTAGCAGTAGAGAAGTTTGGGCTAGCAGAGAAACGAACAGTAAAGCACCCCTACATCATGAACAACAGAGCTAGCAAGATACATCAGCTCAGACAAGAACTAAAGAGATTAAAGCAGCAGTTCAAGGCAGCAAGTGAAGAGGAGAAGGAACCTCTTGCAGAGCTGCGCAGCATAATCCGCAAGAGGCTGATGACCTTGAGAAGGGCAGAGTggcacaggaggaggaggaaagagaGGTCCAGGAAGCGAGCTGCCTTCCTTGCAAATCCGTTTGGGTTCACAAAGCAGCTGCTAGGGCAGAAGCGCAGTGGCCAACTTACCTGCTCCAAAGCTGAGGTCGACCACTACCTCAAAGAGACCTACAGCGATTCCTGCAGAGAGCAAGACCTGGGCCCCTGCAGGTCCCTAATTGATCCACCTGCACCAACTTGGGATTTCAACGGGAAGGAGCCCGCTTGGAAGGAGATTCAGGAAGTGGTCAAAAGGGCCAGAGCGAGCTCTGCTCCGGGGCCCAGTGGAGTACCTTATAAGGTGTATAAGAACTGCCCCAGGCTACTCCACAGGCTTTGGAAGATCCTGAGGGTAATCTGGAGGAAGGGCAAAGTGGCTGACCAGTGGAGACAGGCAGAGGGTGTGTGGATCCCGAAGGAGGAAAAGTCACAGAACATCAACCAGTTCCGAGCCATCTCGCTGCTAAGTGTTGAAGGGAAGATCTTCTTCAGCCTCGTCTCTAGGCGACTGACAGACTTCCTCCTGAAAAACTCCTACATCGACACCTCGGTCCAGAAAGGAGGGATCCCAAAGGTTTCCGGGTGTCTGGAGCACACAGGTGTGGTTACCCAGCTCATTAGGGAAGCCAGAGAGAACAAGGGCGACCTGGCTGTGTTGTGGCTGGACCTTGCAAACGCCTATGGATCCATACCCCACAAGCTGGTCGAAGAGGCACTAAACAGGCACCACGTCCCAAAGAAGGTCAAAGATCTGATCCTGGACTACTATTCCAACTTTAGCCTGAGAGTCTCCTCTGGATCAACAACTTCAGACTGGCACAAACTCGGAAAGGGAATCATCACCGGATGCACAATTTCTGTCATCCTCTTTGCACTGTCCATGAACATGCTGGTTAAGTCTGCGGAAGTTCAGTGCAGGGGGCCCCTCAGTAAGTCCGGAGTCCGACAGCCACCAATCCGAGCCTTCATGGATGACTTGACGGTGACAACGACATCTGTCCCAGGCTGCAGGTGGATTCTAAGTGGCCTTGAGGAGTTGATCTCGTGGGCTCGTATGAGTTTTAAGCCAGCTAAGTCTAGGTCCCTCGTGCTGAAGAAAGGGAAGGTCACGGGCAAGTTTAGTTTCTCCCTTGGCACCACCAAGATTCCATCACTAACAGAGAAACCAGGGAAGAGCCTGGGAAAGGTGTTCAACTGTAGCCTGAGAGACGCAGATTCCACACAATCAACGAATCAGGAGCTGGAGACCTGGTTGGCCGCGGTGGACAAGTCTGGCCTCCCTGGAAAGTTCAAGGCCTGGATTTACCAGCATGGCATTCTCCCTCGGATCCTCTGGCCCCTCTTGGTCTATGATTTCCCCATTTCAACAGTGGAAGGCTTCGAGATGAGGGTCAGCAGGTTTCTCCGCAGGTGGCTAGGACTGCCGCGAAGCCTGAGCAGCATTGCCCTATATGGGAAAAGCAACAAGCTGAAGCTCCCTATGAGCAGCCTAAGTGAAGAGTTCATGGTGACCCGGTCCAGGGAGCTGCTTCAATACCGGGAGTCTAGTGACCCAAAGGTTGCCCAGGCTGGGATTGAGGTCCGGACGGGACGGAAGTGGAGAGCTGCTGTGGCCGTGGACGTTGCGGAGTCTAGGGTACGGCAGAGGGTACTGGTGGGCAAAGTGGCACAAGGAAGAGCTGGCCTGGGTAGTGGTAGAACTCACTTTAATAAAgcaaagaagagagagaggagggcgCTGATCCTCGAGGAGGTGCGAGCAGGACTAGAGGAGAAGCGGGCCAGCCAGATGGTGGGAATGCGGCAGCAGGGAGCCTGGATGAGATGGGAGCAAGCGCTGGAGCGTAAGATCACATGGACCGAGCTGTGGAAAGCTGAGCCCCACCGAATCAAATTCTTGATCCAGGCGGTTTATGACGTGCTGCCTAGCCCATCCAACCTTTGCATCTGGGGGAAGGCAGAGACACCGGCTTGCCCCCTCTGCCAGAGGAGAGGAACCTTGGAGCACATCCTCAGCTGCTGTTCGAAAGCCCTGGGTGAAGGGCGCTACCGCTGGAGACACGACCAGGTCCTTAAGGCAATAGCTAATTCCATCTGCTGCGGGATTAGCCACAGCAAGAGCCTTCGCCCAGTGAAGAAGAGCATTACTTTCGTCAGAGCTGGGGAGAAGGTTGTAGTGACCACCCAAAATACCTCCCCTGGCCTGTTGGCAACGGCGCGTGATTGGGTGCTAAAGGTTGACCTGGGGAAGCAACTAAAGTTCCCCGAAGAGGTCGCAAAAACAACTTTGAGGCCAGACATTGTGATTACTTCAGTAGCCACCAAGCAGGTAGTTCTTTTGGAGCTTACTGTGCCGTGGGAGGACCGGATGGAGGAGGCCCATGAGAGGAAGAGGGCTAAGTACTCCGAGCTAGTGGAGGAGTGCAGGAGCAATGGTTGGCGGGCAAGATGCCAACCCATCGAAGTAGGATGCAGAGGATTTGCGGGCCAGTCTCTCTGCAGGGCCTACAAGATGCTGGGTATTGCTGGAGCCAGCCAGCGAAAGGCCATCAAGTTGGCCACAGATGCTGCAGAAGTGGCATCAAGGTGGCTGTGGATcaggagaggagaggagtggCACGTAGGGTAG